TTCCGACACCAACCAGGGAATCGACAAGCGGCTGGCCACCTCGATGGGCCATCAGCTCCAGGGCCTTTTTCCTTTCACTACCTATCGCCTCGAGACTCACGAAGACGGCCGAACCCAGTGCGGCAAGATGATGGCGTTCGCGCTTCCGGGCGGCCATATGCTGCACGTTCAGCCGCGCGCCATCGACGGCGACATGATCGCGATGGAGTTGGTGCTGTTCGATGGTCCGCACACGATGATGACCACCGACCTCAAGCTTCGGAACAATGGACGCCTCATTCTCGGTGGCCAGCGCTACGAGAAGGGCATGCTGATCATTTCGATCGGCGCCAACGCCGTCGAAGAAACTCCAGGTCAATAGCCGCTAACGGGGCGGCATCCTGAGCGCACCGTCGAGGCGGATCGTCTCACCGTTGAGCATCTGGTTCTCGACGATTTGCCGCGCGAGTGACGCGTACTCGCTCGCACGGCCGAGCCGCTGCGGGAAGGGGATTCCGGCGGCGAGCGCTTTTCGTGCCGGCTCGGGCAACCCTGCGAGCATCGGAGTTTCGAACGTTCCCGGAGCGATTGTGCAGACGCGAATTCCCACCGACGAGAGATCGCGAGCGATCGGCAGCGTCATACCGACGACGCCGCCCTTTGACGCGGAATAAGCCGCCTGCCCGATCTGACCATCGAAGGCGGCGACCGATGCGGTGTTGACGATCACGCCGCGCTCGCCATCGTCAGTGACGGGCGATTGCTTTGCCATCTGCGCCGCGGCGAGCCGGATGATATTGAACGTGCCGATCAGATTGACGCTCAGCACTTTGGAGAAGAGGTCGAGCGAATGAGGCCCTTCCTTGGTGATCGTGCGCATCGCACGGCCGATACCGGCGCAATTGATCGCGATATGCACGGCGCCAAACTTCTTCACGGTCTCAGCAATCGCGGCCTCGCCCTGCTCGGCCGATGCAACGTCGGCGGTGACAAAGATCGCATTCGCGCCAAGCGACTCGGCAACTTTCGCCCCCGGCGAGGCGGGCAAATCAAGAATCGCGATTTTCGCACCGGCTGACGCGAACTCCCGCGCCGTCGCCTCGCCGAGTCCTGATCCGCCGCCAGTGATCACCGCAACTGCATCTTTGAGTTTCATGATTCCCTCGCAAGTAGAGCCGTAAAGGCGCACAAGAACCTACGACCCTCGGTCACCCGATGCAACGGGGTCGGACCTTCAGCCCGCGTGCGAAAGCAGATCTAGGAGAGAGTCAGGGAATACGAGCCGAGTGCGACATAGTTCGCGAGCACTGCGGCGTTATCGCCCCTGGCGAATGTAAAGGTGCAATCGATGAACTTCACGTTGGAGAGCATCAATGGTCCGCCGCGATATATTATGTGCATCTTTATAAGCGTCACGTTCCGCCATAGGGCGCCGTCGAGGGTTTGTTGACCTCCGATGATTCCGCCACTGAATGGTATTTTGGCCAGCTCGCCCGATTGCGCAGCGCGAGGTAAATCGAACATCTCGACGCCCGGGTCTCCACGCCAGACAAATTTGCCGTAAGCCGGCGCTTCGTTTAGCTGACTGATTGTCAATGCGGAACGAGTCTCCCTGGTCTAGCCCAGGATCGCAGGCACGGGCGCGATCGCCGAGCGATACGCCGCCAGCGCAAGGTTCGCCTTATAGGCGGGTTCGGCGACCCGTGAGGGACCGGGAAATTGTGCTTCGATCTCCTG
This portion of the Candidatus Binataceae bacterium genome encodes:
- a CDS encoding 3-hydroxyacyl-CoA dehydrogenase; its protein translation is MKLKDAVAVITGGGSGLGEATAREFASAGAKIAILDLPASPGAKVAESLGANAIFVTADVASAEQGEAAIAETVKKFGAVHIAINCAGIGRAMRTITKEGPHSLDLFSKVLSVNLIGTFNIIRLAAAQMAKQSPVTDDGERGVIVNTASVAAFDGQIGQAAYSASKGGVVGMTLPIARDLSSVGIRVCTIAPGTFETPMLAGLPEPARKALAAGIPFPQRLGRASEYASLARQIVENQMLNGETIRLDGALRMPPR